Below is a window of Georgenia soli DNA.
GCTCGTTGGCGTAGATGCCCAGCGACGGCATCCCCATCCCGGACGCCATGACCGACAGCGGCCTGCGGTTGACGGTGCCCGTGTACGCCCCGATGCCGCGCACGTCGGAGACCTTCCGCGCGTCCGGCATCAGCTGGGCGGCGATGCGCTCCGCCCGCCGGGGGTCCCCGGGCATGAGGACGGCGGGCGCGAAGTCGCCCTTCTCGGCGGCGATGTGCGGCGTGGGCATGGTTTCTCTCCTCGGGCGTCCGGCTGCGGCGTCCATGCTCCCACGTCGCGGGCGCCGTCGTGCCGGGCCGTGCCGCGCGGCGTCCGGGCCGTGCCGCGCGGCGTCCGGTGCGGGCCGCGCGGCGTCCGCGGCGCGTCAGCCCCAGAGGCGCTGCGTGGCGAGCTCCGCGCCCTGCGCGAGCGCCTCCAGCTTGGCGACGGCGATCTGGGGATGGATCCGCCCACCCAGCCCGCAGTCGGTCGAGGCGACGACGTTCTCACGGCCCACCCGCAGCGCGAACCGCTCGATGCGGTCGGCCACCAGCTCGGGGTGCTCGACGACGTTCGTCGCGTGGGAGACGACGCCCGGGAGGATGAGCTTGCCCTCGGGCAGCGCGACGTCGTCCCAGACCTTGTACTCGTGCTCGTGCCGGACGTTGCCCGCCTCGAAGGAGTAGGCGCCGGCGTCGATCTTGAGCATCGTGCGCACGATGTCCTTCATCGGCAGGTCCGTGGTGTGCGGACCGTGCCAGGAGCCCCAGCACAGGTGGAAACGGATGCGGTCCTGGGGGAGGTCGCGCAGGGCGTGGTTCAGCGCCTCCACGCGGAGCTCCGTGAAGGCGACGTAGTCCTCGACGGAGGGCTCCGGCTCGATCTGGTCGAAGTTCTCCGCGATCGAGGGGTCGTCGATCTGCAGCACCAGGCCGGCGTCGATGACGGCCTGGTACTCCTCGCGCAGCACGTCGGCCCAGGCGTAGAGCAGCTCCTCGTCGGAGCCGTAGTACTTGTTCGTGATGCGCGAGGCGCTGCCGGGGGAGAGGGCGGTGATGAACCCCTCCTGGGCGCCGGTGGCCTCGAGCGCCGCGCGCAGGTTCGCGGTGTCCTGGGCGATGGCGGCGTGGCCGGTGTAGGTGAGCAGTCCCGTCACGCTCGGGAAGGGCTTCGGCCCGCCGGTGAAGATGCCGGACTCGGGGTCGGCGTAGGCGTCGGCGAAGCGCTGCCGGTCGCGACGGTGACCGAAGCCGGTCAGCCGGACGTTCCCGGGGGAGGAGAGCACCTGCTCGGTGATCCAGGAGTCGTCGCCGTCGATCTCCAGGCCGCCGGTGCGCTGGAAGGAGTAGGACCACCAGGCGCCGTAGTCCACGGGCGAGCTCATGGACTTGCCGAACTCGCCGTCGCCGACCACGGTGATGCCGAGGTCCAGCTGGCGCCGCACGAGATCGGTCACGGCGGTGCGGAGCAGGTCGGCGAAGCCCTCGGCCTCGCCACCCGCCTCGCGCGCCGCGTTGGCGGCGATGAGCTCGGGCGTGCGCGGGAGCGAGCCCGCGTGCGTGGTCTGGATCCGGTCGGTGCTGCGCAGCATGGGTTCCTCGTGTCCTTCGGGGGTGGTCCTGACCGGCGGGGCCGGCGAGGCCATGGTGCCGGAGAAGGGTCGACGGCGGCGGCTCGGACCGGGCTTCCGGGACGAGGGAGAGACGTCGGTCCGTTCTGTGGCTACTCTGGGCGTCCGTCGCGGCCGACGCCTACGATCGCCCGCGACCTGGGCCTTGACGCACGATCGGCACCAGCCCGGCCGCGGCCGGGCGGTGGCGGACGAAGAACCCGACGGAGGGAACACCATGGCGGGACAGGCAGCGACCGACGTCGGGAGGGAGCAGTGGTCCGGCCAGCTCGGGTTCCTGCTCTCGGCGATCGGCTCGGCGATCGGGCTGGGGAACATCTGGCGCTTCCCCGGCGTGGCGTACGACAACGGCGGCGGCGCGTTCCTCATCCCGTACCTCGTGGCGCTGCTGACGGCCGGCGTGCCGATCCTGCTGCTCGACTACTCGCTCGGCCACCGCTTCCGCGGGTCCGCGCCGACGGTCTTCCGGCGGCTCGGCAGGCGGTTCGAGCCGCTGGGCTGGTTCCAGGTGGCGATCGCCTTCATGATCGCGACCTACTACACGGTCATCATCGTCTGGGCGATCCGCTACGCCTTCTTCTCCGTATCGCTCGCCTGGGGCGACGACCCCGCCGGCTTCTTCATCGGCGACTTCCTCCAGGACGCCGGCCCCACCATCACGGGGGACGTCGTCGGGGGCATCTTCTGGCCCATGGTCGCGCTGTGGGCGGTCACCCTGGTGGTCATCGCGCTGGGCGTCGCCCGCGGCATCGAGCGCGCCAACAAGATCTTCCTGCCGCTGCTCGTCGTCCTCTTCCTCGTCCTGGTGGTGAGGGCGCTCTTCCTCGACGGCGCGATGGACGGCCTCAACGCCTTCTTCACCCCGAACTGGGCCGCCCTGAGCGACCCGGGCGTGTGGATCGCGGCCTACAGCCAGATCTTCTTCTCGCTCTCGATCGCCTTCGGGATCATGCTCACGTACTCGAGCTACCTGCGCCGCCGGTCGAACCTCGTGCCGGTCTCGTACGTGGCCGCCTTCGCGAACTCCTCCTTCGAGGTCCTCGCGGGCATCGGCGTCTTCGCCACCCTGGGCTACATGGCCTTCCAGCAGGGGGTCGCCGTCGACGAGCTGGAGGGCATCACCGGCGTGGTGCTCTCGTTCATCACGTTCCCGCAGATCATCTCCCTCATGCCGGGCGGGGCCGTCTTCGGGGTGCTCTTCTTCACCTCGCTGACCCTGGCCGGGTTCACGTCGCTGATCTCGATCCTCCAGGTGGTCTCCGCCGCCTTCCAGGAGAAGTTCGGGCTCAGCCGGGTGCAGGTCTCCGTCCTCATCGGCGGGCTCTGCGCGGTGATCTCGCTGGCGCTGTACTCGACCACCTCGTCGCTGGCCATGCTCGACACGGTGGACAAGTACACCAACGAGATCGGCGTGGTCACCTCGGCGATCCTCATGTGCCTCATCACCGGCCTCGGCCTGCGGAAGCTTCCCGAGCTGCAGGCGCACCTGAACCTGGTCTCCACCGCCCGGGTGGGCGCGTGGTGGCGGGTGCTCGTGGGGATCGTCGTCCCCGTCGCGCTGGCCTACATGCTCGTCCGCACCGTCATGGAGCTGGTCACCGAGCCGTACAGCGGCTACCCGTGGACGTTCGTCAACATCGTCGGCTGGGGCGCCGTCGCCCTCATGGTCATCGCCTCGTTCGCCTACACCGCGGTGCGCTGGCGAAGGCCGGTCGACGACTTCACCCCTGACCCGATCCCCGGCTTCGCGGCCAGTGCCGCGCGGCTGGGCGGACCGACGGAGGCCTCACGATGACCACCACCGCGATCGTCATGATGATCGTCGCCATCCTCGTGGTGTGGGGAGGGCTGGGGCTCGCCGTCGTCTACCTCCTTCGCAACCCCCTCCAGGAGGACGCGGAGGGCGACTTCCTCGACGAGCCCGAGTCGCACCACCTGTAGCGGCCGGGGCCGGTCCCGGCCACGATGGGCCCGTGGACCTGCCCATCGCCCTGCCCGTCTCGCCCATGCTCGCGAAGTCCGTCCCGGCCGTGCCCGAGCCGGACGCCGTCGCCGGCGGCTACTCCTACGAACCGAAGTGGGACGGCTTCCGCTGCATCGTGCTGCGTGACGGCGACGACGTCGAGCTGGCCAGCCGCGGCAGCAAGCCGCTCACCCGGTACTTCCCCGAGATGGTGGAGGCGGCCCGCGAGCACCTGCCGGAGCGGTGCGCCGTCGACGGCGAGATCGTCGTCCGGCGGGGCGAGCCGGGCAGCCAGCGCCTGGACTGGGAGTCGCTCTCCCAGCGGATCCACCCGGCGGAGTCCCGGGTGCGCCGCCTCGCGGTGGAGACGCCCGCCGAGCTCGTGGCGTTCGACCTGCTGTGCCTGGACGGCGAGAACCTCATGGACGCCCCCTTCGCGCGGCGCCGCGAGCGGCTGGAGGACGCCATGTCGGCGCTCGCCGTCGGGGCACCCGTGCATCTCACGCGCGTGACCCGGGACGCCGCGGTGGCGCAGGAGTGGTTCACCACGTTCGAGGGGGCCGGGCTCGACGGCGTCGTCGCCAAGGCGCTGAGGTCCACCTATCAGCCGGGGAAGCGCACGATGCTGAAGATCAAGCACTCCCGCACCGCCGAGGCGGTGCTGGTGGGCTACCGGGTCCACAAGTCCGGCTCGGGGGTCGGCTCCCTGCTGCTGGGCATGTACGACGGCGCGGGGAACCTCTTCAACGTCGGCGGCATCTCCGCGTTCACGGACCGGCGCCGCAGGGAGCTCGTGGACGAGCTCGACGATCTGGTGGTGCGCGACGAGAGCGGCGAGGCCGTGCGCGGCGAGACCGACCGCTCCCGTTTCAGCGCCAACAAGGACGTCAGCTTCGTGCGGCTGCGGCCCGAGCGGGTGGTCGAGGTGAAGTTCGACCAGCTGGAGGGCGCCCGGTTCCGCCACTCGGCCCAGTTCCTGCGCTGGCGCCCGGACCGCGACCCCCGTTCGTGCACCCTCGAGCAGATCGAGCGGCCGCTGGCGTACGACCTCGACGACGTGCTCCAGCGCTGAGCCGCGCTACCCCTCCATGCGCTTGCGGCTCGGCTGCACGCGGGGCGGCTCGCCCGGCATCTTCGGGTACTCCGGCGGGAACGGCAGCTCGCCGAGACCGTCGGCGAGGTCACGCTCCCACAGCTCGAGCGCGGGGCCCACGCGGCCGAGGGTGCTCCCCATGCCGGCCCAGGCGTCGCCGTCGGCCGCGACGATCCCCGGCACCGTCCGCACGGTGAAGTCGCGCGGGGAGACGTCCCGCAGCCGGTCCCACGGCACCGGCATGGACACCGGCGCCCCGGGGAGCGGGCGCGGGCTGTAGGCGGAGGCGATCGTGCGGTCGCGGTTGGCCTGGTTGAAGTCCACGAACACCTTCTCCCCGCGCTCCTCCTTCCACCACGCCGTCGTCACCAGGTCCGGCATCCGCCGCTCCAGCTCGCGGGCGATGCCGATCACGCCGTGCCGCACGTCGAGGAACTCGTGCGTCGGCTCGACCCGCGCGTAGACGTGGACGCCCCGGTTCCCGGACGTCTTGACCCACGGCGTCAGGCCGAGCTCCTCCATCAGGGCCCGGAGGCCGAAGGCGGCCTCGACCGCCTCGGGGAAGCCGAGACCGGGCTGAGGGTCGAGGTCGATGCGCAGCTCGTCCGGGCGGTCGTTGTCCGCCGCACGCACCGGCCACGGGTGGAACGTCACGGTGTTCATCTGCACCGCCCACACGGCGGTCGCGAGCTCGTCGACCACCAGCTGCGGGTGACGGCGGCCGGAGGGGTACGTGCACATCACCGTCCTGGCCCACTCCGGCACCCCGCGCGGCGGGTTCTTCGAGAAGAACTCCTCGCCCTGCACGCCCTCCGGGAAGCGCTGGAGCGTGACGGGGCGGTCACCAACGGCGCGCAGGAACCCCTCGCCGACGGCCACCAGGTACTCGGCCAGCTCCCACTTGGTGACGCCGTCGTCGGGCCACATGAGCCGGTCGGGGCTCGAGACCCGCACCTGCCGGGGACCGTCGGGCCCGGGAACCTCCATCACCTTCGCGCTGGACGCCATGGGCCGAGAGTAGCGTCGGGGCCCGGGCTCGCAGTCCGTGCGGCGCCCGGGGTCCGCGGTCGTTGCGGGGCGGCGCCCGTGAACCGGCTGGCATGATGGACGCATCGACGACCGGGTGCCACACCCCGACGCCGGCGGCCGGGACCTTCCCGCCGTCGTTCGTCTGTGACTGTTGTCCCAGGCCGCCGTCACCGGCGTGCGTGCCCGCGTCGCCCCTTCGTAACCTTGGACGGTGAGCCAACTGGGAAACGCGACGTTCCGGTACCGCGACAGCGCGATAGTGGGTCTGTCCCACATCGAGGCGCCCCGGGTGGTGACCTCCGCCGAGTTCGAGGACCGGCTCGCCGTCGCCCGCAAGGCCCTGCGGCTGCCCAGGAACCTGCTCGAACGCGTCTCCGGGGTGCGTGAACGGCGCTGGTGGGAGGAGGGCACGGCGTTCGAGGACATGGCCGCCGAGGCCGGGTCGAAGGCTCTCGCGGAGGCCGGGGTCGACCCCGGCGACGTCGGGCTGCTCATCAACACCTCCGTCTCGCGCAACCAGCTCGAGCCCTCCGTGGCCGTGCGTGTCCACGACCGCATGGGCCTGTCGAGCCGGGCGCTCAACTTCGACATCACCAACGCCTGCGTCGGCTTCGTCAACGGCGTCCAGATGGCGTCGGCGATGATCGACGCCGGGCAGATCGACTACGCCGTGATCGTCAACGCCGAGGACGTGCGCCGCACGCAGGAGGACACGATCGCCCGCCTCACCGCCGACGACGTCACCCGCGAGGACTACCAGAACCAGTTCGCCTCCCTCACCCTCGGCGACGGCGCCGCCGCCGCGGTGATCGGTCGCGCCTCCGACCGCCCCGACGGCCACCGGATCCTCGGCGGGGTCGCCCGCGCCGGCACGGAGCACCACGAGCTGTGCGTCGGCTCCTTCGGCAAGATGACCACCGACACCAAGAACCTGCTCGCCAAGGGCCTGAAGCTCGTCGTCGACGCGTGGCGCGAGGCCGAGGGTGACGGCTGGGACTGGTCCCGGATGGACCGTTACGTCACCCACCAGATCTCCACGCCCTACACGCAGGCGATCATCGACGCGGTGGACCTCGACCCTGCCGCGGTGCCCATCACGTTCGACCGGTGGGGGAACGTCGGGCCGGCGGCGATCGCCATGACGCTGTCCGAGCAGGCCGACACCCTCAGCCCCGGCGACCGGGTCATGTGCCTCGGCGTCGGCTCGGGCCTGAACACCGCGATGTTGGAGCTGGCCTGGTGAGTTGGCCCGGAGTCGATCCGTCCTGGTCCCGCCGGGCGGTCGTCGCCGGGCACGCCTGGCACTACCTCGACAACACGTCCTCCCTCCCGGCCGGCCGCGCGCCGCACGGCACGGTCCTGTGCGTGCACGGCAACCCCACGTGGTCCTACCTGTGGCGGTCCGTGCTGGCCGCCGGTGCGGAGGCCGGCTGGCGCGTCGTCGCCGTCGACCAGCTGGAGATGGGCTTCTCCGAGCACACCGGCGCGCACCATCGGCTCGCCGACCGGGTGGCCCAGCTCGGCGCGCTCACGGACCACCTCGGCCTGTCCGGCCCCGGCTGGGACGGCCTGGCCGTGGTCACCCTCGGCCATGACTGGGGCGGCGTCGTCTCCATGGGCTGGGCGGTGGACCACCCCCGCGAGCTGGCGGGCCTGATCCTCACGAACACGGCCGTCCACCAGCCCGGCGAGAAGCGGGTCCCCGCGCTGCTGCGCCTGGCCCGGCACCGCTCCGTCCACGCCGGGGCGACGACGGTGACCCCGGCGTTCCTCGACGTCACCCTCTCCCTCGCGAGCCCCGCGCTGGCGCCGGAGGTGCGAGAGGCGTACCGCTCCCCGTACCGCACGGCCGACGACCGCCGAGGCATCGGCACGTTCGTCGAGGACATCCCCGTCGACGCCGGCCACCCCAGCCACGCCGAGCTGGCCCGCATCGCCGGCGGCGTCGCCGCCCTGGACGTCCCGGCCCTGCTGATGTGGGGCCCGAAGGACCCGGTCTTCTACGAGCGTTACCTGCGCGACCTGAGGGATCGGCTGCCGCACGCCGATATCCACCGGTTCGAGGGCGCCGGGCACCTTGTGGTCGAGGACGCCGACGTCGCCGGGACCGTGGTCACCTGGTTGCGGCGCCGGCTCGAGGGCCGGCCCGCGGCGCCCGACCAGGTCGCCGCCGAGCTGCCGGCGCCCGTGGCGGGGCAGTACCGCCCGCTGTACGCCGCGCTCGACGAGCTCTCCGGCTCCGAGACCCCCGCCGTCGTCGCGCTCTCCCCGGGCGGGACGAGCGAGCTGACCTGGGCGGATCTCGCCCGCCGGGTCGAGCACCTGGCCCTCGGCCTCGTCGACTCCGGCGTGCGCCCGGGGCACCGGGTGAGCCTGCTGATCCCGCCCGGCGTGGACCTGACGACGGCCCTGTTCGCGTGCCTGCGCATCGGCGCGGTCGTCGTCCTCGCCGACGCCGGTCTCGGCGTCCGCGGGCTCACGCGCGCGGTCCGCGGCGCCTACCCCGACCACATCCTCGGCATCGAGCGGGCGATGGTCGCGGCCCGGGCGCTCGGCTGGCCGGGGCAGAAGTTCGTCGTCGTCCCGCGGGGCCACGAGGCCGGGTACACCCCGCCGCGCACGGCCCACAGCCGGCGCCGCACGATCGGCATCGCGGGCTCCCTGCGCGAGCTGCTGGCCCGCGGCGCGACGCTCGCCGCCGCCGGCACCGCGCTGCCCGCCGAGCCCGCGCCCGAGGACGACGCCGCCATCCTCTTCACCTCCGGCTCCACCGGGCCGGCGAAGGGCGTCGTCTACACCCACCGGGGCCTGGCGGGGATGTGCTCCGTCGTCGCGGCCACCCTCGGGATCTCGCCCGAGCGGCCCTTCGTGGCCGGCTTCGCGCCGTTCGCCCTCATCGGCACCGCGGTGGGCGCGACCAGCGCGACGCCGGACATGGACGTCACCGCACCCGGCACCCTGCGCGCGGGGGCCCTCGCGGACGCGGTCGCCGCGATCGACGCCTACGCCGTCTTCGCCTCGCCGTCGGCGCTGGCGAACGTCGTGCGCACCGCCCGGGACCTGACCCCGGAGCAGCGGGACGCCCTCGCCGGCGTGCAGCTCTTCCTCTCGGCCGGTGCCCCCATCTCCTCGACGCGCCTGGCGCAGGTGCTGGAGGTCATGCCGAACGCCGAGCCGCACACCCCGTACGGGATGACGGAGGTGCTGCCGCTGACCGACGTCTCCCTGGACCAGATCCGCGCCGCCGAGGCGGACGCCGCCACGGGCGCCGTGGCCGGCGCGGGCAACGGCAGCTGCGTCGGCACGCCCGTCCCCGACGCCCAGATCCGCATCGTCCCGCTGGACGCGACGGGCGCCGCCACCGGCGAGCCGACCGCCACCCCCGGCGTCACGGGCGAGGTGCTGGTGACCGCCCCGAACCTCAAGGACCGCTACGACCAGCTCTGGGCCACCCAGGACCGCTCCGCGACGTGGCCCGGCTGGCACCGCACCGGCGACGTCGGCCACCTCGACGCGAGCGGCCGCCTGTGGATCGAGGGCCGCCTCGCGCACGTGATCGTCACGGCCGACGGCGTGGTCACGCCCGTGCAGGTCGAGAACGACGCGATGTCGGTGCGCGGCGTCGTCCGTGCCGCCGCCGTGGGCGTCGGTCCGGTCGGGACCCAGCAGGTCGCCGTCGTCGTCGAGACCGACCCGGCCCTCCACGCCGGGGCCCGGCGTGCCCCGTCCCTCGCCCCGGAGGGGCTGGCCCGCGCCGTCCGGTCCGCCGTCGCCGTGCCGGTGGCCGCCGTGCTGCGCGTGCCCGAGGTGCCGACCGACGTGCGGCACAACTCCAAGGTGGAGCGCGCCCGGATCGCCGACTGGGCCGCGCGGATGCTGGCCGGGGCGCGGGCGGGCCGGCCGTGAGGGTCCTCGTCACCGGCGCGTCCGGGATGCTCGGCCGCGGGGTCGCCACCGCCCTGAGCGCCCGCGGCGACGACGTCACCACCTTCCAGCGGCGCCCGGCCGGCGTCCCCTGTGCCCGGCAGGTGCTCGGCTCGGTCGACGACCCGGCCGCCGTCGCCGCGGCGACCGCGGACCAGGACGCCGTCGTCCACCTCGCCGCGAAAGTCTCCTTCGCCGGCGACCCCGCCGACTTCGAGCGCGTCAACGTCGAGGGGACGCGGCTGCTCCTCGACGCGGCCCGCTCCGCCGGCGCGAGCCGGTTCGTCCTCGTCTCCTCGCCGTCCGTCGCCCACACCGGCACCTCGATCGTCGGCGACGGCGCGCGGACCGCGACGCCCGAGCTGGCCCGGGGCAGCTACGCCCGCACCAAGGCCGCCGCGGAGCTGGCCGCGCTGGCGGCGGACGCCCCGGGCTTCGCGGTCGTCGCGGTGCGGCCCCACATCGTGTGGGGGCCGGGGGACACGCAGCTGGTCCAGCGCGTCGTCGACCGCGCGGCCGCGGGGCGGCTGCCGATCCTCGACTCGGGCGCCGCCCTGATCGACACCACGTACGTCGACAACGCCGTCAGCGCGATCGTCGCCGCGCTCGACCGGGCCGAGGAGGTCCGCGGCGAGGCGTTCGTCGTGACCAACGGCGAGCCGCGGCCGGTGGCGGAGCTGATCGCCGGGATGTGCCGGGCCGCCGGGGTTGCTCCGCCCGCGTGGTCGGTGCCGGGTGCGCTGGCCCGCGCCGCGGGCGCTGTCGTCGAGCGGCTCTGGGCGGTGCGCCCGGGCGTGGACGAGCCTCCGATGACCCGGTTCCTCGCCGAGCAGCTCTCGACCGCGCACTGGTTCGACCTGCGCCGCACGCGCGAGGCGCTCCGCTGGGAGCCCGCCGTCAGCCTCGACGAGGGCTTCGCCCGCCTCGCCACGCACTACCGCGCCCACGAAGTGGCGTGACTGTCACGTTCTCCGTGACTCGTCATCTTCTCCGTGACTCGTCACTTCTTCCGTGAGTGGTCACTTGTTCCGTGAGTGGTCACTTCTTCCGTGAGTGGTCCTCTTCCCCGTGCGATCCCACGAGCACGGAGAAGATGACCACTCGGCGAGGAGATGACGACTCGGCGAGGAGATGACGACTCGGCGAGGAGATGACGACTCGGCGAGGAGATGACCACTCGGCGAGGAGATGACGACTCAGCGAGGAGATGACCACTCGCTGAGAACGGGGACGGGAGGGGCGGTGGCTACTCCTCGTGGGTGTCCGGGTCGCCGCCGAGCCGGCGCTGGGGCAGCGAGCCCAGGCGGGCCATCTCCTCGTCGGAGAGGGTGAAGCCGGCGATGTCGAGATTCTCGCGCTGCCGCAGCGGGTCCGCTGA
It encodes the following:
- a CDS encoding alpha/beta fold hydrolase: MSWPGVDPSWSRRAVVAGHAWHYLDNTSSLPAGRAPHGTVLCVHGNPTWSYLWRSVLAAGAEAGWRVVAVDQLEMGFSEHTGAHHRLADRVAQLGALTDHLGLSGPGWDGLAVVTLGHDWGGVVSMGWAVDHPRELAGLILTNTAVHQPGEKRVPALLRLARHRSVHAGATTVTPAFLDVTLSLASPALAPEVREAYRSPYRTADDRRGIGTFVEDIPVDAGHPSHAELARIAGGVAALDVPALLMWGPKDPVFYERYLRDLRDRLPHADIHRFEGAGHLVVEDADVAGTVVTWLRRRLEGRPAAPDQVAAELPAPVAGQYRPLYAALDELSGSETPAVVALSPGGTSELTWADLARRVEHLALGLVDSGVRPGHRVSLLIPPGVDLTTALFACLRIGAVVVLADAGLGVRGLTRAVRGAYPDHILGIERAMVAARALGWPGQKFVVVPRGHEAGYTPPRTAHSRRRTIGIAGSLRELLARGATLAAAGTALPAEPAPEDDAAILFTSGSTGPAKGVVYTHRGLAGMCSVVAATLGISPERPFVAGFAPFALIGTAVGATSATPDMDVTAPGTLRAGALADAVAAIDAYAVFASPSALANVVRTARDLTPEQRDALAGVQLFLSAGAPISSTRLAQVLEVMPNAEPHTPYGMTEVLPLTDVSLDQIRAAEADAATGAVAGAGNGSCVGTPVPDAQIRIVPLDATGAATGEPTATPGVTGEVLVTAPNLKDRYDQLWATQDRSATWPGWHRTGDVGHLDASGRLWIEGRLAHVIVTADGVVTPVQVENDAMSVRGVVRAAAVGVGPVGTQQVAVVVETDPALHAGARRAPSLAPEGLARAVRSAVAVPVAAVLRVPEVPTDVRHNSKVERARIADWAARMLAGARAGRP
- a CDS encoding methionine/alanine import family NSS transporter small subunit, whose protein sequence is MTTTAIVMMIVAILVVWGGLGLAVVYLLRNPLQEDAEGDFLDEPESHHL
- the ligD gene encoding non-homologous end-joining DNA ligase translates to MASSAKVMEVPGPDGPRQVRVSSPDRLMWPDDGVTKWELAEYLVAVGEGFLRAVGDRPVTLQRFPEGVQGEEFFSKNPPRGVPEWARTVMCTYPSGRRHPQLVVDELATAVWAVQMNTVTFHPWPVRAADNDRPDELRIDLDPQPGLGFPEAVEAAFGLRALMEELGLTPWVKTSGNRGVHVYARVEPTHEFLDVRHGVIGIARELERRMPDLVTTAWWKEERGEKVFVDFNQANRDRTIASAYSPRPLPGAPVSMPVPWDRLRDVSPRDFTVRTVPGIVAADGDAWAGMGSTLGRVGPALELWERDLADGLGELPFPPEYPKMPGEPPRVQPSRKRMEG
- a CDS encoding cobalamin-independent methionine synthase II family protein codes for the protein MLRSTDRIQTTHAGSLPRTPELIAANAAREAGGEAEGFADLLRTAVTDLVRRQLDLGITVVGDGEFGKSMSSPVDYGAWWSYSFQRTGGLEIDGDDSWITEQVLSSPGNVRLTGFGHRRDRQRFADAYADPESGIFTGGPKPFPSVTGLLTYTGHAAIAQDTANLRAALEATGAQEGFITALSPGSASRITNKYYGSDEELLYAWADVLREEYQAVIDAGLVLQIDDPSIAENFDQIEPEPSVEDYVAFTELRVEALNHALRDLPQDRIRFHLCWGSWHGPHTTDLPMKDIVRTMLKIDAGAYSFEAGNVRHEHEYKVWDDVALPEGKLILPGVVSHATNVVEHPELVADRIERFALRVGRENVVASTDCGLGGRIHPQIAVAKLEALAQGAELATQRLWG
- a CDS encoding ATP-dependent DNA ligase; protein product: MDLPIALPVSPMLAKSVPAVPEPDAVAGGYSYEPKWDGFRCIVLRDGDDVELASRGSKPLTRYFPEMVEAAREHLPERCAVDGEIVVRRGEPGSQRLDWESLSQRIHPAESRVRRLAVETPAELVAFDLLCLDGENLMDAPFARRRERLEDAMSALAVGAPVHLTRVTRDAAVAQEWFTTFEGAGLDGVVAKALRSTYQPGKRTMLKIKHSRTAEAVLVGYRVHKSGSGVGSLLLGMYDGAGNLFNVGGISAFTDRRRRELVDELDDLVVRDESGEAVRGETDRSRFSANKDVSFVRLRPERVVEVKFDQLEGARFRHSAQFLRWRPDRDPRSCTLEQIERPLAYDLDDVLQR
- a CDS encoding 3-oxoacyl-ACP synthase III encodes the protein MSQLGNATFRYRDSAIVGLSHIEAPRVVTSAEFEDRLAVARKALRLPRNLLERVSGVRERRWWEEGTAFEDMAAEAGSKALAEAGVDPGDVGLLINTSVSRNQLEPSVAVRVHDRMGLSSRALNFDITNACVGFVNGVQMASAMIDAGQIDYAVIVNAEDVRRTQEDTIARLTADDVTREDYQNQFASLTLGDGAAAAVIGRASDRPDGHRILGGVARAGTEHHELCVGSFGKMTTDTKNLLAKGLKLVVDAWREAEGDGWDWSRMDRYVTHQISTPYTQAIIDAVDLDPAAVPITFDRWGNVGPAAIAMTLSEQADTLSPGDRVMCLGVGSGLNTAMLELAW
- a CDS encoding sodium-dependent transporter; amino-acid sequence: MAGQAATDVGREQWSGQLGFLLSAIGSAIGLGNIWRFPGVAYDNGGGAFLIPYLVALLTAGVPILLLDYSLGHRFRGSAPTVFRRLGRRFEPLGWFQVAIAFMIATYYTVIIVWAIRYAFFSVSLAWGDDPAGFFIGDFLQDAGPTITGDVVGGIFWPMVALWAVTLVVIALGVARGIERANKIFLPLLVVLFLVLVVRALFLDGAMDGLNAFFTPNWAALSDPGVWIAAYSQIFFSLSIAFGIMLTYSSYLRRRSNLVPVSYVAAFANSSFEVLAGIGVFATLGYMAFQQGVAVDELEGITGVVLSFITFPQIISLMPGGAVFGVLFFTSLTLAGFTSLISILQVVSAAFQEKFGLSRVQVSVLIGGLCAVISLALYSTTSSLAMLDTVDKYTNEIGVVTSAILMCLITGLGLRKLPELQAHLNLVSTARVGAWWRVLVGIVVPVALAYMLVRTVMELVTEPYSGYPWTFVNIVGWGAVALMVIASFAYTAVRWRRPVDDFTPDPIPGFAASAARLGGPTEASR
- a CDS encoding NAD-dependent epimerase/dehydratase family protein; amino-acid sequence: MRVLVTGASGMLGRGVATALSARGDDVTTFQRRPAGVPCARQVLGSVDDPAAVAAATADQDAVVHLAAKVSFAGDPADFERVNVEGTRLLLDAARSAGASRFVLVSSPSVAHTGTSIVGDGARTATPELARGSYARTKAAAELAALAADAPGFAVVAVRPHIVWGPGDTQLVQRVVDRAAAGRLPILDSGAALIDTTYVDNAVSAIVAALDRAEEVRGEAFVVTNGEPRPVAELIAGMCRAAGVAPPAWSVPGALARAAGAVVERLWAVRPGVDEPPMTRFLAEQLSTAHWFDLRRTREALRWEPAVSLDEGFARLATHYRAHEVA